From a single Couchioplanes caeruleus genomic region:
- a CDS encoding putative bifunctional diguanylate cyclase/phosphodiesterase has product MGVPVPYGDRPAALVVSGSLADAGGFTEAALRLFEALANHAGAALSRAVLVDRLRREAAEKQHLASHDPLTGLPNRRHLHELLDARLAAARACGAGVAVLLLDLDRFKEINDGLGHETGDALLRDVGERLRAHVGERGDVARFGGDEFAVVLAGDGTPAAAQAAAAELAAVAEMVTHIGPMALASRASIGIASAPAHGDDALTLLRHAEIAMYAAKGSGGQRLYDSGLAVSTPQRLALIADLRLAVDRRALGVAYQPKVDPRTGAVTGVEALARWQHPEHGPIPPDVFIPLAEHTGLVRPLTLHVLETALQHRADWARAGHDLHVAVNLSPNSLLDADLPDLVARLLERTGSPPDALILEITEGTILADPDGSRATLERLHALGVTMSIDDFGTGYSSLGRLRELPIHEVKIDKSFVQRMATDDRDRAVVRSAVQLGHALDLRVVAEGVEDRQTYDYLAGEGCDVVQGYLVSRPLPPAALADWLDARAASAVPPA; this is encoded by the coding sequence ATGGGGGTTCCCGTCCCGTACGGCGACCGCCCCGCGGCCCTCGTGGTCTCGGGCAGCCTCGCGGACGCCGGAGGCTTCACCGAGGCCGCCCTGCGCCTGTTCGAGGCCCTCGCCAACCACGCCGGAGCGGCGCTGAGCCGCGCGGTGCTGGTCGACCGGCTCCGCCGGGAGGCGGCGGAGAAGCAGCATCTCGCCTCCCACGATCCGCTGACCGGCCTGCCCAACCGCCGCCACCTGCACGAGCTGCTCGATGCCCGGCTGGCCGCGGCACGCGCCTGCGGGGCGGGCGTCGCGGTCCTGCTGCTGGATCTCGACCGCTTCAAGGAGATCAACGACGGCCTGGGCCACGAGACCGGCGACGCCCTGCTGCGTGACGTCGGCGAGCGGCTCCGCGCGCACGTGGGCGAGCGCGGCGACGTGGCCCGCTTCGGCGGCGACGAGTTCGCGGTGGTGCTGGCGGGTGACGGTACGCCCGCCGCCGCGCAGGCCGCCGCCGCGGAGCTGGCCGCTGTGGCCGAGATGGTCACCCACATCGGCCCGATGGCTCTCGCGAGCCGTGCCAGCATCGGCATCGCGTCGGCCCCGGCGCACGGCGACGACGCGCTGACCCTGCTGCGCCATGCCGAGATCGCGATGTACGCGGCCAAGGGCAGCGGCGGCCAGCGGCTCTACGACAGCGGCCTGGCCGTCAGCACGCCGCAGCGGCTGGCGCTCATCGCGGACCTGCGCCTGGCCGTCGACCGCCGCGCGCTCGGCGTCGCCTACCAGCCCAAGGTCGATCCGCGGACCGGGGCGGTCACCGGCGTCGAGGCGCTGGCCCGCTGGCAGCATCCGGAGCACGGCCCGATCCCGCCGGACGTCTTCATCCCGCTGGCCGAACACACCGGCCTCGTACGCCCGCTCACCCTGCACGTGCTGGAGACGGCCCTGCAGCACCGGGCCGACTGGGCCCGGGCCGGCCACGACCTGCACGTGGCGGTCAACCTCTCACCCAACAGCCTGCTCGACGCGGACCTGCCGGACCTGGTGGCCCGGCTGCTCGAGCGGACCGGCAGCCCGCCCGATGCGCTCATCCTGGAGATCACCGAGGGCACGATCCTGGCGGACCCGGACGGCAGCCGGGCCACGCTCGAACGCCTGCACGCGCTCGGCGTCACGATGTCGATCGACGACTTCGGCACGGGTTACTCCTCGCTGGGCCGCCTCCGGGAACTGCCCATCCACGAGGTCAAGATCGACAAGTCGTTCGTCCAGCGGATGGCGACCGACGACCGTGACCGTGCGGTGGTCCGGTCGGCGGTGCAGCTCGGCCACGCGCTCGACCTGCGGGTCGTCGCGGAGGGCGTGGAGGACCGTCAGACGTACGACTACCTGGCCGGCGAAGGGTGCGATGTGGTGCAGGGCTACCTGGTGTCGCGTCCGCTGCCGCCCGCTGCCCTCGCGGACTGGCTCGACGCGCGGGCCGCGTCCGCTGTCCCCCCGGCGTGA
- a CDS encoding sensor histidine kinase: MRPGRAQQDPDHVLLRRARRVIALQTAAAITVSLLVVGVLALIVVTRSQNAAATSLLRDTAASADDVEDPPPGVWIFRQDAAGAVEGTRDAPGRLPDLAALARVRAGGPAETGETGGREGGYLVLTTRRDDRVVQVVMSRHEQHDERERLIGALAAGELVGLLIAALSATLLARRATAPLADALARQRRFVADASHELRTPLTQLHTRAQLLQMDLRAGETGESVATDVDRLVAGTRHLGEVVEDLLLSTQLSRRDDARVPVDLRAVAADVIADHANRAREQDVELTLVPAADGPAVVRGHRAALRRVLTALVDNALSHTAGGGHVSVELGREHAVVSVVVRDDGTGFDPADTERLFARFARGSHGDQRRFGLGLALAREVVTGHGGTIEASGRPGQGAAFTIRLPAG; the protein is encoded by the coding sequence ATGAGGCCGGGACGTGCGCAGCAGGACCCGGATCACGTCCTGCTGCGCCGGGCACGCCGCGTCATCGCGCTGCAGACCGCGGCCGCGATCACGGTGAGCCTGCTGGTCGTCGGCGTGCTCGCCCTCATCGTGGTGACGCGCAGCCAGAACGCCGCCGCGACCTCTCTGCTGCGCGACACCGCGGCGAGCGCGGACGACGTGGAGGACCCGCCGCCGGGTGTGTGGATCTTCCGGCAGGACGCCGCCGGCGCGGTGGAGGGCACCCGCGACGCGCCCGGCCGTCTTCCCGATCTCGCCGCCCTCGCCCGGGTCCGCGCGGGCGGGCCGGCCGAGACGGGCGAGACCGGCGGCCGCGAGGGCGGCTACCTGGTCCTGACCACGCGGCGCGACGACCGGGTCGTGCAGGTCGTCATGAGCCGGCACGAGCAGCACGACGAGCGCGAGCGGCTGATCGGCGCGCTCGCCGCCGGGGAGCTGGTCGGCCTGCTCATCGCGGCGCTCTCGGCGACGCTGCTGGCCCGCCGCGCGACGGCCCCGCTCGCGGACGCCCTCGCGCGGCAGCGGCGGTTCGTCGCGGACGCCAGCCACGAGCTGCGCACGCCGCTCACCCAGCTGCACACCCGGGCGCAGCTGCTCCAGATGGACCTGCGGGCCGGCGAGACCGGCGAGAGCGTCGCCACGGACGTCGACCGGCTCGTCGCGGGCACCCGGCACCTCGGCGAGGTCGTCGAGGACCTGCTGCTGTCCACCCAGCTCAGCCGCCGCGACGACGCGCGCGTACCGGTGGACCTGCGGGCCGTGGCGGCGGACGTCATCGCCGACCACGCCAACCGAGCCCGCGAGCAGGACGTGGAGCTGACCCTCGTCCCCGCGGCCGACGGGCCGGCCGTGGTCCGCGGCCACCGGGCGGCCCTGCGGCGGGTGCTCACCGCCCTGGTCGACAACGCGCTGAGCCACACCGCGGGCGGCGGGCACGTCAGCGTCGAGCTGGGCCGCGAGCACGCCGTGGTCAGCGTCGTGGTCCGCGACGACGGCACCGGCTTCGACCCGGCCGACACGGAACGGCTGTTCGCCCGTTTCGCCCGCGGCAGCCACGGCGACCAGCGCCGCTTCGGGCTCGGGCTGGCCCTGGCCCGCGAGGTCGTCACCGGGCACGGCGGCACGATCGAGGCGTCCGGCCGTCCCGGGCAGGGCGCTGCCTTCACCATCCGCCTGCCCGCCGGCTGA
- a CDS encoding globin domain-containing protein, producing the protein MLTPSSAAVVTSTLPAVRSHAEAITGAFYTRMFAAHPELLDLFNRGNQATGKQRQALAGAVVGYAEHLTAGSAVPWTPIVERIAHKHASLGITPAQYPIVGRHLLAAVGEVLGDAVTPDVARAWDEVYWLFACELVAREARLYQHAGVGDPAAVWRSWRVTDRVEETGDVVSLVLAPADGRPAGRFVPGQYVSVIAELGAGAGRQIRQYSLSGRPGADTWQITVKRVRAQGGAPAGAVSSFLHDSVAPGDELRVSPAFGDVSSVPGDGPLVLVSAGIGVTPAMSALEHLAEHGPQRPVVLVHADRAGSTHALRRHLPRLSRSLPELRLDLWYEHGADAEPVAVDRARVNAGRVNPDSIPLPPGAHVHLCGPLPFMNHVRSNLLSRGVPGDRIAYEVFGPEMLRS; encoded by the coding sequence TTGCTCACACCGTCGTCGGCAGCCGTCGTCACCTCGACCCTGCCCGCAGTGCGCAGCCACGCCGAGGCCATCACCGGCGCCTTCTACACCCGGATGTTCGCCGCCCACCCGGAACTGCTGGACCTGTTCAACCGCGGCAACCAGGCGACCGGCAAGCAGCGGCAGGCCCTCGCCGGGGCCGTCGTCGGGTACGCCGAGCACCTCACCGCCGGATCCGCCGTGCCGTGGACCCCGATCGTCGAGCGGATCGCGCACAAGCACGCCTCGCTCGGGATCACGCCGGCGCAGTACCCGATCGTCGGACGGCATCTGCTGGCCGCCGTGGGGGAGGTCCTCGGCGACGCGGTCACGCCGGACGTGGCCCGGGCCTGGGACGAGGTGTACTGGCTGTTCGCCTGCGAGCTGGTCGCCCGGGAGGCGCGGCTCTACCAGCACGCCGGCGTCGGCGACCCGGCCGCGGTGTGGCGTTCGTGGCGGGTGACCGACCGCGTGGAGGAGACCGGGGACGTCGTCTCGCTCGTGCTCGCGCCGGCCGACGGCCGCCCCGCCGGCCGGTTCGTCCCCGGCCAGTACGTCTCGGTGATCGCCGAGCTGGGCGCCGGAGCCGGCCGGCAGATCCGTCAGTACAGCCTGTCCGGCCGGCCCGGCGCCGACACGTGGCAGATCACCGTCAAGCGGGTCCGCGCCCAGGGCGGCGCACCGGCCGGCGCGGTGTCGTCGTTCCTGCACGACAGCGTCGCGCCCGGCGACGAGCTCCGCGTGAGCCCGGCGTTCGGCGACGTCAGCAGCGTGCCCGGCGACGGGCCGCTGGTGCTGGTCAGCGCGGGCATCGGCGTGACACCGGCGATGTCGGCGCTCGAGCACCTCGCCGAGCACGGCCCGCAGCGGCCGGTCGTGCTCGTGCACGCCGACCGGGCCGGCTCCACCCACGCGCTGCGCCGGCACCTGCCGCGGCTCAGCCGGAGCCTGCCCGAGCTGCGCCTCGACCTCTGGTACGAGCACGGCGCGGACGCGGAGCCGGTGGCCGTCGACCGGGCGCGCGTGAACGCCGGCCGGGTGAACCCCGACTCCATCCCGCTGCCGCCGGGCGCCCACGTGCACCTCTGCGGCCCGCTGCCGTTCATGAACCACGTCCGCAGCAACCTGCTGAGCCGCGGCGTGCCCGGTGACCGGATCGCGTACGAGGTGTTCGGTCCCGAGATGCTGCGGTCCTGA
- the ppgK gene encoding polyphosphate--glucose phosphotransferase, with protein MAILGIDIGGSGVKGAPVDTVRGELLAERVRVPTPQPSDVASVVEAVAEVAGQFGDYERVGVTFPGVVVDGVTRTAANVDKSWVDAPAARLFADRLGKPVSVLNDADAAGVAEVAFGAGHDQRGLVMMLTFGTGIGSALFLDGTLVPNTEFGHLELDGKDAELRASDRAREQEDLSWEKWAGRVQDYLRHVEMLLSPRLFIVGGGVSKKSDKWLPLLEIRTPIVPATLLNNAGIIGAAVTAEQADGHPGAVQTQADRPGVAGAAVAGRED; from the coding sequence ATGGCCATTCTCGGCATCGACATCGGCGGGTCGGGCGTGAAAGGGGCACCGGTCGACACGGTGCGCGGCGAGTTGCTCGCGGAACGGGTCCGCGTACCGACGCCGCAGCCCTCGGACGTGGCGAGCGTGGTCGAGGCGGTCGCCGAGGTGGCCGGGCAGTTCGGCGACTACGAACGGGTCGGCGTCACCTTCCCCGGCGTCGTCGTGGACGGCGTGACGCGTACCGCCGCGAACGTCGACAAGTCGTGGGTCGACGCGCCCGCCGCCCGGCTGTTCGCCGACCGCCTGGGCAAGCCGGTGTCGGTGCTCAACGACGCCGACGCCGCGGGCGTCGCCGAGGTCGCCTTCGGCGCCGGGCACGACCAGCGCGGGCTGGTGATGATGCTGACCTTCGGTACGGGCATCGGCAGCGCGCTGTTCCTCGACGGCACGCTGGTGCCGAACACCGAGTTCGGCCACCTGGAGCTCGACGGCAAGGACGCGGAGCTGCGGGCCTCCGACCGCGCCCGCGAGCAGGAGGACCTGAGCTGGGAGAAGTGGGCCGGCCGGGTCCAGGACTACCTGCGCCACGTGGAGATGCTGCTGTCGCCGCGGCTGTTCATCGTCGGCGGCGGGGTCAGCAAGAAGTCCGACAAGTGGCTCCCGCTGCTCGAGATCCGTACCCCGATCGTGCCCGCCACCCTGCTCAACAACGCCGGCATCATCGGCGCGGCGGTCACCGCCGAGCAGGCCGACGGGCACCCGGGCGCGGTGCAGACGCAGGCGGACCGGCCCGGCGTCGCCGGCGCGGCCGTCGCGGGCCGGGAGGACTGA
- a CDS encoding PPOX class F420-dependent oxidoreductase produces the protein MPRTVATNTKVGREELLEFLRPRHHAILMTTRRDGRPQSSPNTCGLDAQGRIVISTYPERAKAANIRRDPRVSVCVLSDDFGGAWVQVDGTAEVLDLPEALEPLVEYFRVISGEHPDWDEYRQAMRDQGKSLIRVTIESWGPIATGGFPARLA, from the coding sequence ATGCCCCGCACCGTCGCCACGAACACGAAGGTCGGCCGGGAGGAGCTCCTCGAGTTCCTGCGGCCGCGGCACCACGCGATCCTCATGACCACCCGGCGCGACGGCCGTCCGCAGTCCTCGCCCAACACCTGCGGCCTCGACGCGCAGGGCCGCATCGTCATCTCCACGTACCCGGAACGCGCGAAGGCGGCCAACATCCGCCGCGATCCGCGGGTCAGCGTCTGCGTGCTCTCCGACGACTTCGGCGGCGCGTGGGTGCAGGTCGACGGGACCGCCGAGGTGCTGGACCTGCCGGAGGCGCTGGAGCCGCTCGTCGAGTACTTCCGGGTGATCTCCGGCGAGCACCCGGACTGGGACGAGTACCGCCAGGCGATGCGCGACCAGGGGAAGTCGCTGATCCGCGTGACGATCGAGTCGTGGGGCCCGATCGCCACCGGCGGCTTCCCGGCCCGGCTGGCCTGA
- a CDS encoding S8 family serine peptidase — protein MTGAVPVAAPQLAGVWQSDGWLNQTGSTPLPGVIKGAGADRADKDDPDDGYTPAGVALTGAGIGVALIDSGVAPVPGLTGAGKVVNGPDLSFESQSSNLRYLDTYGHGTHMAGIIAGQDPATAGASGFRGVAPGAHLLSLKVAAADGAVDVSQVIAAIDWVVEHRNDKGLNIRVLNLSYGTGSAQSSTRDPLAYAVEQAWAAGIVVVVAGGNDGFMADRLTMPAADPDVIAVGAADARGTDVRTDDTVADFSNRGNAARHADVLASGRSIVSLRAPGSYIDRTYPGAHLSATADPAQRFLRGSGTSQAAAVVSGSVALLLQQRPSLKPDQVKQLLMSTADPITGGDAYAAGAGQINVARAARTATKGAGTQVNAAATGLGSLEASRGGAYVYDSVTGTPLTGERDIFGRPWAASAWAAGSAKQQVWEGGTWNGSAWTGATWGAPVAGDQTWAPLTWSGRSWSGATWSGRSWSGATWSGRSWSGDTWSGRSWSGRSWSAAGWTGDPWR, from the coding sequence GTGACCGGCGCCGTCCCGGTGGCCGCCCCGCAGCTCGCCGGTGTGTGGCAGAGCGACGGTTGGCTCAACCAGACCGGCAGCACGCCGCTGCCCGGCGTCATCAAGGGCGCCGGGGCCGACAGGGCGGACAAGGACGACCCCGACGACGGCTACACGCCCGCGGGCGTCGCGCTCACCGGCGCGGGCATCGGCGTCGCCCTGATCGACTCGGGTGTCGCACCGGTGCCCGGGCTCACCGGCGCCGGCAAGGTCGTCAACGGTCCGGACCTGTCGTTCGAGTCGCAGAGCAGCAACCTGCGCTATCTGGACACGTACGGCCACGGCACGCACATGGCCGGCATCATCGCCGGACAGGACCCGGCCACCGCGGGCGCGAGCGGTTTCCGTGGCGTGGCGCCGGGCGCCCACCTGCTCAGCCTCAAGGTCGCCGCCGCCGACGGTGCGGTGGACGTGTCACAGGTCATCGCGGCCATCGACTGGGTCGTCGAGCACCGCAACGACAAGGGCCTCAACATCCGCGTGCTGAACCTCTCCTACGGCACCGGGTCGGCGCAGTCCAGCACCCGTGATCCGCTGGCGTACGCCGTGGAGCAGGCCTGGGCCGCGGGCATCGTCGTGGTCGTGGCCGGCGGCAACGACGGCTTCATGGCGGATCGCCTCACCATGCCCGCCGCGGATCCGGATGTCATCGCCGTGGGGGCCGCCGACGCCCGGGGCACGGACGTGCGCACGGACGACACCGTCGCCGACTTCAGCAACCGTGGCAACGCCGCCCGGCACGCCGACGTGCTGGCCTCCGGGCGCTCGATCGTGTCGCTGCGCGCGCCGGGCTCGTACATCGACCGCACGTACCCGGGTGCGCACCTGAGCGCGACGGCCGACCCGGCGCAGCGGTTCCTGCGCGGCAGCGGGACGTCGCAGGCGGCGGCCGTGGTCTCCGGCTCGGTCGCGCTGTTGCTGCAGCAGCGCCCCAGCCTGAAGCCGGACCAGGTCAAGCAGCTGCTGATGAGCACGGCCGACCCGATCACCGGCGGTGACGCGTACGCGGCCGGCGCCGGGCAGATCAACGTCGCCCGTGCCGCCCGGACCGCGACGAAGGGCGCCGGCACGCAGGTCAACGCGGCCGCCACCGGGCTCGGCTCGCTCGAGGCGTCGCGCGGCGGCGCGTACGTCTACGACTCGGTGACCGGCACGCCGCTGACCGGGGAGCGGGACATCTTCGGGCGCCCCTGGGCCGCGTCGGCGTGGGCCGCCGGCTCGGCGAAGCAGCAGGTCTGGGAAGGCGGCACCTGGAACGGTTCCGCGTGGACGGGCGCCACCTGGGGTGCCCCGGTCGCCGGTGACCAGACGTGGGCGCCGCTGACCTGGTCCGGGCGCTCCTGGTCCGGGGCGACGTGGTCGGGACGCAGCTGGTCCGGCGCGACCTGGAGCGGGCGCTCCTGGTCCGGCGACACCTGGAGCGGCCGGTCGTGGAGCGGGCGCAGCTGGTCGGCGGCCGGCTGGACCGGGGACCCGTGGCGGTAG